A window of the Corynebacterium minutissimum genome harbors these coding sequences:
- a CDS encoding cation diffusion facilitator family transporter, giving the protein MAHEHHDHDHSSTPLRALLIALSITGTVFFAELIGGWLAGSMALMADAMHMLSDAAGLIIAVLAVLVGRRQASAQATYGYRRVEVLAALANAVMVLVISVWIVVEAVRRLQSPAEVQGKTMLIIAVIGLVANALSAWVLHRHRESSINVEGAFLHVLVDMLGSVAVIVAGIVVLTTGFVAADVIASLVIAAMVLPRAWQLMRLSASVLLEQVPAGFDASAIEPALRQVEGVADIHDLHLWSLDGVSVLTTVHIVRDGTVDTGPLLDAAQHALHELGIEHSTIQIEHPEHESHETVC; this is encoded by the coding sequence ATGGCACACGAGCACCACGACCATGATCACTCCAGCACGCCGCTGCGCGCACTTCTGATCGCGCTCAGCATTACCGGCACCGTCTTCTTCGCGGAGCTGATCGGCGGCTGGTTGGCGGGTTCAATGGCGTTGATGGCGGATGCTATGCACATGCTTTCTGACGCCGCTGGGTTAATCATTGCGGTGCTAGCGGTGCTGGTGGGTCGCCGACAAGCATCAGCCCAGGCCACCTACGGCTACCGGCGGGTGGAGGTGCTTGCGGCGCTGGCGAACGCGGTAATGGTGTTGGTGATCTCGGTGTGGATTGTCGTCGAGGCGGTTCGCCGACTGCAGAGCCCGGCCGAAGTACAGGGAAAAACGATGCTGATCATCGCGGTGATCGGCCTGGTGGCGAATGCACTGTCGGCGTGGGTTCTGCACCGCCACCGCGAATCCTCGATCAACGTGGAGGGTGCGTTCTTGCACGTGCTGGTCGATATGCTCGGCTCGGTGGCAGTGATCGTGGCGGGCATCGTGGTGCTGACTACCGGGTTCGTGGCTGCGGACGTGATCGCCTCCCTAGTGATCGCGGCGATGGTGCTGCCGCGCGCGTGGCAGCTCATGCGGCTATCGGCGAGCGTGCTGCTCGAGCAGGTTCCGGCGGGCTTCGACGCCAGCGCAATCGAGCCCGCGCTGCGGCAGGTCGAGGGCGTTGCCGACATCCACGACCTACACCTGTGGAGCCTGGATGGCGTAAGCGTGCTCACGACCGTGCACATCGTGCGTGACGGCACCGTCGACACCGGCCCGCTGTTGGATGCCGCCCAGCACGCCCTGCACGAACTCGGCATCGAGCACTCCACCATCCAGATTGAGCACCCGGAGCACGAATCGCACGAGACGGTGTGCTGA